The Prunus persica cultivar Lovell chromosome G7, Prunus_persica_NCBIv2, whole genome shotgun sequence genome has a segment encoding these proteins:
- the LOC18770437 gene encoding enoyl-[acyl-carrier-protein] reductase [NADH] 1, chloroplastic: MATTTTPGSHMAAVNPSISSSRRTYTSGTANFGTNSEVGVWRRLKSSSHISATQPFFQSFKSGPTKSVKAVTRAMSGAAENSPLPGLPIDLRGKRAFIAGVADDHGYGWAIAKSLAAAGAEILVGTWVPALNIFESSLRRGKFDESRKLPDGSLMEITKVYPLDAVYDNPEDVPEDVKSNKRYLGSSNWTVKEVVESVKQDFGSIDILVHSLANGPEVTKPLLETSRYGYLAAISASSYSYVSLLKHFAPIINPGGASISLTYIASERIIPGYGGGMSSAKAALESDTRVLAFEAGRKHNVRVNTISAGPLRSRAAKAIGFIDMMIDYSSENAPLQKELSAEEVGNAAAFLSSPLASAITGTVLYVDNGLNAMGVGVDSPVFENLDIPKAAK, encoded by the exons ATGGCCACGACTACAACTCCTGGATCCCACATGGCAGCAGTTAATCCTTCCATATCCTCCTCTCGAAGAACTTATACTTCAGGCACAGCAAATTTTGGTACAAACAGTGAAGTGGGAGTTTGGAGAAGGCTTAAAAGTTCTTCTCACATCTCAGCAACGCAGCCATTCTTCCAGAGCTTCAAATCAGGGCCTACGAAATCTGTAAAGGCTGTCACCAGAGCAATGTCAGGAGCAGCTGAGAACAGTCCGTTGCCAGGATTGCCTATTGATTTGAGAG GAAAGAGAGCATTCATTGCTGGAGTGGCTGATGATCATGGATATGGATGGGCAATAGCAAAATCTCTTGCTGCTGCTGGGGCTGAAATTCTAGTTGGTACTTGGGTGCCG GCACTTAACATTTTCGAATCCAGTTTAAGGCGTGGGAAGTTTGATGAGTCGCGCAA attGCCAGATGGCTCTTTAATGGAAATTACCAAGGTTTACCCATTGGACGCGGTTTATGACAATCCTGAGGATGTCCCTGAAGAT GTAAAATCCAACAAGCGCTACTTGGGGTCCTCTAATTGGACTGTGAAG GAGGTTGTTGAATCTGTAAAACAGGATTTTGGCAGCATTGATATCCTTGTCCACTCACTTGCTAATGGACCAGAG GTTACTAAACCTCTTTTGGAGACATCAAGATATGGGTATCTTGCAGCAATCTCTGCATCGAGTTACTCATATGTTTCTTTACTCAAGCACTTTGCTCCAATAATTAACCCAG GTGGTGCTTCAATCTCTCTAACGTACATTGCGTCAGAAAGGATCATTCCGGGGTATGGTGGAGGCATGAGTTCAGCGAAGGCTGCTCTAGAGAGTGACACACGC GTGCTGGCCTTCGAAGCTGGAAGAAAACACAACGTTAGAGTCAACACAATATCTGCTG GACCATTAAGAAGTCGTGCGGCAAAAGCAATTGGGTTCATTGATATGATGATTGATTACTCATCGGAAAATGCACCCTTGCAGAAAGAATTATCTGCTG AGGAAGTGGGGAATGCTGCTGCCTTCCTGTCATCACCATTGGCATCAGCTATCACCGGTACTGTTCTATACGTCGACAATGGTCTAAATGCAATGGGAGTGGGAGTTGACAGCCCAGTTTTTGAAAACCTTGATATTCCAAAAGCAGCAAAGTAG
- the LOC18769294 gene encoding non-structural maintenance of chromosomes element 4 homolog A has protein sequence MMERELAGSSSRGRDRMEQPQAVADRRALRSRYFTVKTLIHDERDDITKVDSDKFNSIINEVDSLHEMVQNPREQVADAEALLDIANTLMTSVKAQNKEGITATDFVSCILRDFGQQSGLRSNREGVSCSISWKDIGTEVSNVFQRSPQCCTMIGPMNAEVKQRKAHVHTKRVKPTENDTPEELDNVAVEEEPETVKNVAAMFNILRKNRRARLENLVLNGNSFAQTVENLFALSFLVKDGRAEIKINEEGHHLVSPRNAPAAKAIASGEVAYCHFVFRFDFKDWKLMKESVGDGEQLMPHRRQENISSNSQFDPQCVESEATTAKTPIRKLSRNRGLVLQLRPVGGCGTAHSNQSVVEDSPVCDYSEDRTAAIRKGKRKLM, from the exons ATGATGGAACGTGAATTGGCCGGTAGCAGTAGCCGTGGAAGAGATAGAATGGAGCAGCCGCAAGCCGTGGCTGACCGTAGAGCTCTCCGATCACGCTATTTTACTGTGAAGACCCTCATTCACG ATGAAAGAGATGACATTACAAAAGTGGATTCCGACAAGTTTAATTCGATCATTAATGAAGTGGATAGCTTGCATGAGATGG TACAAAATCCAAGAGAGCAAGTTGCTGATGCAGAGGCGCTTTTGGACATTGCAAACACCTTGATGACCTCTGTGAAGGCGCAGAACAAGGAAGGAATCACAGCTACAGATTTTGTCTCCTGTATTCTTAGAGACTTTGGGCAACAAAGTGGGCTGAGAAGTAACAGAGAAGGGGTTAGCTGCTCAATATCTTGGAAGGATATTGGGACTGAAGTCTCAAATGTTTTCCAGAGAAGCCCCCAATGCTGCACTAT GATTGGGCCTATGAATGCTGAAGTAAAGCAACGGAAGGCTCATGTTCATACGAAACGTGTGAAGCCTACAGAAAATGATACCCCAGAAGAG CTTGATAATGTTGCTGTAGAAGAGGAACCTGAGACGGTTAAGAATGTGGCAGCAATGTTTAATATCTTGAGGAAAAACAGAAGAGCCAGGCTTGAAAATCTAGTCCTGAATGGGAATTCTTTTGCGCAGAcggtggaaaatttatttgccctcTCATTTCTGGTTAAAGATGGGCGGgctgaaataaaaattaatgaagaaGGCCATCATCTAGTTT CTCCAAGGAATGCTCCTGCTGCCAAAGCAATTGCCTCAGGGGAGGTTGCTTACTGCCATTTCGTGTTCAGATTTGATTTCAAGGACTGGAAG TTGATGAAAGAGTCTGTTGGGGATGGAGAGCAGCTGATGCCACACCGGCGTCAAGAAAACATATCAAGCAATTCTCAATTTGATCCGCAATGTGTAGAATCTGAAGCAACCACAGCTAAAACACCAATTAGGAAGTTATCCAGAAACAGAGGCTTGGTTTTACAGCTGCGGCCAGTTGGGGGATGCGGCACGGCTCATAGTAATCAATCAGTTGTAGAAGACTCGCCGGTATGTGATTACTCTGAAGATAGAACTGCTGCCATCCGAAAAGGGAAGCGTAAACTGATGTGA
- the LOC18769094 gene encoding uncharacterized protein LOC18769094 — protein sequence MKASVKFREDQKPLLRAKVPLSILGLPFQSGIVAGESKELTLNLGTFFESGPSIRVGYRPNDSSNPFSLVVKTGTGPFGSPISSSMLMSAEFNLLGSGKNPSFMLHFKPQFGDFSIKKSQSSVFQKIVSPADGVVSAETPAVDTAFMGKKITVLPSENQVAGILAGVFSGVEMAARTSMPVWNRGVVNLRWGVRVPAEMKSTGANPIAFHKIPFLVMNKIGIEHVDVADSKGKTTKAAEMEKGLTFPGNAEVAEACFTVKRQLEALQSENGLLRKAVEDLRQEIAGATKSISNSGNIGGRNSGGKVDWRSNSEKGPSEGDVSEELKKALNH from the coding sequence ATGAAAGCTTCGGTCAAATTCCGCGAGGATCAGAAGCCATTGTTGAGGGCCAAGGTGCCCCTCAGCATATTGGGCCTGCCTTTTCAATCTGGAATCGTTGCCGGCGAGTCTAAGGAGCTCACTCTCAACCTCGGCACCTTCTTCGAATCCGGACCCTCCATCCGGGTCGGTTACCGGCCGAATGACTCGTCCAACCCATTCTCCCTCGTCGTCAAGACTGGGACCGGTCCCTTCGGCTCGCCGATCTCCAGTTCCATGCTCATGAGCGCCGAGTTCAATCTGCTCGGCAGCGGGAAAAACCCTAGCTTCATGCTCCACTTCAAGCCTCAGTTCGGAGACTTCTCGATCAAGAAGTCGCAGTCCTCTGTCTTTCAAAAAATCGTAAGTCCAGCTGACGGCGTCGTTTCGGCGGAGACACCAGCAGTGGATACTGCGTTTATGGGGAAGAAAATCACGGTTTTGCCCTCGGAAAATCAAGTGGCCGGAATTCTCGCCGGTGTGTTTTCCGGCGTGGAAATGGCGGCGAGGACGTCGATGCCGGTGTGGAACCGGGGGGTGGTGAACTTGCGGTGGGGGGTTAGGGTGCCGGCGGAGATGAAGAGTACTGGGGCTAATCCGATTGCGTTTCACAAGATCCCGTTCCTGGTGATGAACAAGATCGGGATCGAACACGTGGACGTTGCAGATTCGAAGGGTAAAACCACGAAGGCAGCAGAGATGGAAAAGGGATTGACATTTCCGGGAAATGCCGAGGTGGCGGAGGCTTGCTTCACGGTGAAGCGTCAGCTGGAGGCTTTACAGAGCGAGAACGGGTTGCTGAGAAAGGCTGTGGAGGATCTCAGGCAGGAAATCGCCGGCGCCACAAAGTCGATTTCAAATTCAGGCAATATTGGGGGCAGGAATTCTGGCGGGAAAGTTGACTGGCGGTCAAACAGCGAGAAAGGGCCGTCGGAGGGTGATGTGAGTGAGGAATTGAAGAAGGCACTCAATCACTGA
- the LOC18769143 gene encoding uncharacterized protein LOC18769143, whose protein sequence is MNVKSVVAEGSCDNGLSDYMIFLMDKPNFPEKQTPSWGTWEELLLACAVHRFGTQSWDAVATELRKRSSNLHLLTPHACKRKFQDLRRRFSQNDAASGKDDDTPPIPWLDQLRQRRLDELRRELQRYDHSIVSLQLKVERLKEVREQSLRETEKPVEKSDLEKTEEEEIEHKDAEPVDNSPEKKGISGEVSEHDDRSCNESNTTDPKHEIPETEVADADKGSGQTEPAGEEIEPVEKLDNPVVEDSCNGSSDSVVKETAVVEAEKGNSGELKESVAESKGREEEGTKESPSNSEVQSSASLSRKLGQEPKPGGPGGPDRPEEPSEPDQEDESPAMKGVPVESQPLAEFLGILRSHKFASFFERRLHSQETPIYKNMIRQHVDFELVQTRLEGGRYEPCSRFLFFRDLLLICNNAIVFFGKKSPEYKAACELQLLVSKEMVLQAPKQDPPPKEETPKPPAPPLNQDPETSDSLLAKSKLSLPLNACRKRSSITARASTTSSSGPDRKKEQITTSFRDVKPAISWKQKEESSDEVEKLHVTKKRRKERLRSSSRNNSSKNGRSHGNTNNDRNSEANDGFSSRVVTSNENSESKAETEKKSNTNSSGKKRSAADFLSRMKRSSTSKTGLSAETSKTPDNNSRGGRAEQRKNGNGKGNAQKDQGSRRGSGGRQAAKEQGSPTKRSVGRPSKRAAAPATAGPAKRTRQRG, encoded by the exons ATGAACGTTAAATCAGTTGTTGCAGAGGGAAGTTGTGACAATGGACTGAGTGACTACATGATTTTCTTGATGGATAAACCCAATTTTCCCGAGAAACAAACACCATCATGGGGCACGTGGGAGGAGCTCCTCCTCGCCTGCGCCGTCCACCGCTTCGGCACGCAGAGCTGGGACGCCGTCGCCACCGAACTCCGCAAACGCAGTTCCAATCTCCATCTTCTCACCCCGCACGCATGTAAACGCAAGTTCCAGGACCTCCGACGTCGTTTCAGTCAAAACGACGCCGCTTCCGGCAAAGACGACGATACTCCTCCTATTCCTTGGCTAGACCAGTTACGACAACGCCGTCTCGATGAACTCCGACGTGAACTCCAACGCTACGACCATTCCATCGT GTCTCTGCAGTTGAAGGTGGAGAGATTAAAGGAGGTTCGCGAACAGAGTTTGAGAGAGACCGAAAAACCGGTCGAAAAATCGGATCTAGAGAAGACTGAAGAGGAAGAGATCGAACACAAAGACGCCGAACCGGTAGACAATTCGCCGGAGAAGAAAGGTATCTCCGGCGAAGTCTCCGAGCATGACGACCGGTCGTGTAACGAATCAAACACGACAGATCCGAAACACGAGATTCCCGAAACCGAAGTCGCCGATGCTGATAAAGGCTCCGGACAGACTGAACCGGCGGGTGAGGAGATTGAACCGGTGGAGAAGTTGGATAATCCGGTGGTGGAGGATTCGTGTAATGGAAGCTCCGATTCGGTGGTGAAGGAAACGGCGGTTGTGGAGGCGGAGAAGGGGAACTCCGGCGAGTTGAAGGAATCGGTGGCCGAGTCGAAAGGAAGGGAGGAGGAGGGGACGAAGGAGAGTCCGAGTAACAGTGAGGTGCAGAGCTCGGCGAGTTTGTCGAGAAAACTAGGGCAGGAACCGAAACCGGGTGGACCGGGCGGTCCGGACAGACCGGAAGAACCATCTGAACCGGACCAAGAGGATGAATCTCCCGCCATGAAGGGCGTCCCCGTTGAATCTCAGCCGTTGGCTGAATTCCTCGGGATCCTTCGGTCTCATAAGTTTGCCTCCTTTTTCGAGCGCCGGCTTCATTCCCAG GAGACCcccatttataaaaacatgaTTCGGCAACATGTAGATTTTGAATTGGTGCAAACCAGACTTGAAGGAGGTCGGTACGAACCCTGCAGCAGATTCTTATTTTTTCGAGATCTGTTGCTTATTTGTAACAATGCCATAGTCTTCTTTGGGAAAAAGTCTCCAGAATACAAGGCCGCGTGCGAGCTTCAGTTACTTGTTTCAAAGGAAATGGTTCTTCAGGCTCCTAAACAAGATCCACCACCTAAAGAAGAAACTCCGAAACCGCCAGCTCCACCTCTGAACCAGGATCCTGAAACGTCGGATTCATTGCTAGCAAAATCAAAACTTTCACTTCCACTGAATGCTTGTCGCAAGCGCAGCTCAATTACTGCAAGAGCATCCACAACATCTTCTTCTGGACCAGACAGAAAAAAAGAGCAAATCACTACCTCATTCCGTGATGTCAAGCCAGCTATAAGTTGGAAGCAAAAAGAAGAATCCTCGGATGAAGTTGAGAAACTTCACGTCaccaagaaaagaagaaaagaaagactcAGGAGCAGTTCAAGAAACAACTCGAGCAAAAATGGCAGGAGCCATGGTAATACTAACAACGACAGGAATTCAGAAGCCAATGACGGGTTTTCAAGCAGAGTAGTGACAAGCAATGAGAACTCAGAGTCCAAAGCTGAGACGGAAAAGAAGAGCAACACTAATTCAAGTGGGAAAAAGCGAAGCGCCGCAGATTTTTTGAGTAGAATGAAGAGGAGCTCCACATCCAAAACTGGATTATCGGCAGAGACATCAAAGACCCCAGACAATAACAGCAGAGGAGGAAGAGCAGAGCAGaggaaaaatggaaatggCAAGGGAAATGCACAAAAAGATCAAGGTTCGCGCAGAGGTTCTGGTGGGAGACAAGCTGCAAAAGAGCAAGGAAGTCCCACGAAAAGGAGTGTGGGACGGCCCTCAAAAAGGGCAGCCGCACCAGCAACAGCTGGTCCGGCAAAGCGAACTAGACAGAGAGGCTAA